One Elusimicrobiota bacterium genomic region harbors:
- a CDS encoding FecR family protein produces the protein MGMKKGSLLMKSFICISIVALSLSLVSAAVIRKVAVESLRGQVETSLAGTEIWKACKTGAILNETAKIRTGDKSFVVLKMDDGTKVRLAANTIFSIKTMKPEVREFELNRGNMRAWVKKLTKNESFATRTPTAVCAVRGTEFEIEVDENNKTRVSLLSGLVAVRHVNGLGEEIVVHPNERIDVLPDLMPSAPEPISAGGSGSRGALALNSSGKDEMATEVGMDMSREQVQAAAAQEMKMAEYQQGKSLIDVFGKRVRVEEYIIRPQEDTMKLVTMNERDNRFDYFVWKVQFDKAIPTDLTASTKWIGWTEGSVSPDYYVKTNEWNASNTVDKVESQYSGGHVENSGGTYKLLFNNYYYRINNIDKMTYAPTTSGANITSMNDVTWKVAGGASAGMTNTAFETWFGANTESTVSADKLNDSLKVTFADNTWSKEEYYIINDEGKVGARSVFSGLAGNSYRDQLLKWNQQLVMTSSEFTGVDKKIDLVVEPKLFVDAGLVAIP, from the coding sequence ATGGGTATGAAAAAAGGAAGTCTTCTGATGAAGAGCTTCATTTGTATCAGTATTGTGGCGTTGAGTTTGTCGTTAGTTTCCGCGGCGGTAATAAGAAAAGTGGCAGTTGAGTCGCTTAGAGGCCAGGTGGAAACATCGCTCGCAGGGACAGAAATTTGGAAAGCATGCAAAACAGGTGCGATCCTGAATGAAACTGCTAAAATTCGTACTGGAGACAAATCTTTTGTAGTTCTTAAGATGGATGACGGGACAAAGGTAAGGCTCGCAGCGAATACTATATTTTCTATTAAAACCATGAAACCGGAAGTTCGGGAGTTTGAGCTTAACCGCGGGAATATGCGTGCGTGGGTGAAGAAGTTGACAAAAAACGAATCGTTTGCTACACGTACCCCTACGGCGGTATGCGCTGTGCGTGGTACGGAGTTTGAGATTGAAGTGGATGAGAATAATAAAACCCGGGTAAGTTTGTTAAGCGGGTTAGTGGCAGTACGGCATGTTAACGGTCTTGGAGAGGAAATTGTTGTACATCCTAATGAACGTATTGATGTCCTTCCTGACTTAATGCCGTCCGCACCAGAACCGATTTCAGCAGGTGGTAGCGGGTCACGGGGTGCGTTGGCGTTGAATTCTTCAGGTAAAGATGAGATGGCAACAGAAGTTGGGATGGATATGTCACGTGAACAGGTTCAGGCAGCTGCAGCGCAGGAAATGAAGATGGCGGAGTACCAGCAGGGAAAGTCGTTAATTGATGTTTTTGGTAAACGCGTGAGAGTTGAAGAGTATATTATCCGTCCTCAGGAAGATACTATGAAACTTGTTACGATGAATGAACGTGATAACAGGTTTGATTATTTTGTGTGGAAAGTGCAGTTTGACAAAGCTATACCGACGGATCTTACTGCGTCAACTAAATGGATAGGTTGGACGGAAGGTTCAGTATCGCCGGATTATTATGTCAAAACTAACGAGTGGAACGCAAGTAATACCGTTGATAAAGTTGAATCACAGTATTCTGGCGGGCATGTGGAAAACAGCGGCGGGACGTATAAGTTGTTGTTTAACAACTATTATTACAGAATTAATAATATTGATAAAATGACTTATGCACCTACCACCTCCGGAGCTAATATAACGTCAATGAATGATGTCACGTGGAAAGTTGCGGGTGGTGCATCGGCAGGGATGACAAATACTGCGTTTGAAACATGGTTTGGAGCAAATACGGAGTCAACAGTTTCAGCGGATAAGTTAAATGATTCTCTCAAAGTAACTTTTGCAGATAATACGTGGTCAAAGGAAGAGTATTATATTATTAATGATGAAGGTAAGGTCGGAGCACGGTCGGTGTTTTCCGGGTTGGCCGGGAATTCGTACAGAGATCAGTTGTTGAAGTGGAACCAGCAGTTGGTGATGACTTCATCAGAATTTACCGGGGTGGATAAAAAGATTGACCTTGTGGTAGAACCAAAGTTGTTTGTTGATGCGGGGTTAGTGGCAATACCGTAA
- a CDS encoding PorV/PorQ family protein, whose product MNRKILAVVMALVVAGFAVGNVFAARDKIGTTVSFLKLGAGVKPLAMGSAYAGIANDVNSIYWNPAGLAGMQKKEITAMYNLMYQGVDFSDMGYGYIAAGIPLGKLGTVGYALNYFTAGSIEKRLTDTTDAAGTFSASYMSNTLGYGIALGNLELGLGLKFINGTIDSTASNLAIGADLGVMYNFNSSLGLGLAIQNLGTPLKFAASEDPLPLNIKLGVGYKTGKLSAGVDVNVPTDNDVNFALGAEYALAFGSISLPLRLGFNTARMQDLGAMSGLSLGLGVGINDMLCFDLAWLPQGDQLGNTYSIALTFKF is encoded by the coding sequence ATGAACAGAAAAATTTTGGCAGTGGTGATGGCGTTAGTGGTTGCTGGGTTTGCCGTTGGGAATGTTTTTGCGGCACGGGATAAGATCGGGACTACGGTGTCATTTTTGAAGCTTGGCGCTGGAGTAAAACCATTGGCGATGGGTAGTGCGTATGCGGGTATCGCTAATGATGTTAACTCGATTTATTGGAACCCTGCGGGGTTGGCGGGTATGCAGAAAAAAGAAATTACTGCAATGTATAACCTTATGTATCAAGGTGTTGATTTCAGTGATATGGGGTATGGTTATATTGCAGCAGGTATACCCTTGGGTAAATTAGGGACGGTTGGGTATGCATTAAACTATTTCACCGCGGGAAGTATTGAAAAACGGTTAACGGATACGACGGATGCTGCCGGGACGTTTAGCGCGAGTTATATGTCCAATACTTTGGGGTATGGTATCGCGTTGGGTAATCTTGAGTTAGGGCTTGGGTTGAAGTTTATTAATGGTACTATAGACAGTACTGCTAGTAATTTAGCGATCGGCGCAGATCTTGGTGTTATGTACAACTTTAATTCTAGTTTAGGGCTTGGATTAGCAATACAAAACCTTGGAACACCGTTGAAGTTCGCGGCTTCAGAAGATCCTTTACCTTTGAATATTAAGCTCGGGGTGGGGTATAAAACCGGGAAGTTAAGCGCCGGGGTTGATGTTAATGTTCCAACGGATAATGATGTTAATTTCGCGCTTGGTGCAGAGTATGCATTAGCATTTGGGTCAATATCCTTGCCGTTACGGTTAGGGTTTAATACAGCCAGGATGCAGGATTTGGGTGCGATGAGCGGGTTAAGTTTAGGGCTTGGAGTTGGAATCAATGATATGCTGTGTTTTGACCTTGCGTGGTTGCCTCAGGGTGATCAGTTAGGGAATACGTATAGTATTGCGTTGACGTTTAAATTTTAA
- a CDS encoding serine/threonine-protein kinase, with amino-acid sequence MANKKNTFFSDFLTGFIISVILLVAYFLQLGVFEVLENKIYDFRALLRQSKKPGDAVVIVAIDDSSISSIGRWPWPRSVMADIISKISEGQPKIIGLSILYSEPEESPGLDMFRELKQKYFAMLTDPTTKRSGAAKVYQTVLQDLSAAEQGLDSDAILENTFLACQNVILPMYFSVQVPDVRDKDEQPLLSSSTLLGLNSFAGNENIPEGYYPSLPLEPFALAAVGLGHVNSFNDIDGVLRRESLVIKHINKLYPSFALQLASVFLDTNISDIKLNKSNELVVGKSDIPIDKKFDMMINFVGPAQSFKYFSVVEILKGNVPVEAFKDRIVLIGSMATGIASLNTVPVGSNYPSIEVTANVLQNIIAKRFILRPKWAVTVEIVTLVLCALFVMLLLPRLKAQWGAILASVLMIIIIGTGTYLFAANGYWIKIMYSTMLLMLGYIVIVSKRFLFTEKRKELVEAESIETNKMLGLSFQGQGMLDLAFDKFSKCPLDDQMKDLLYNLALDFERKRQLNKAIAVYEHIANVDPNFKDVKARIDGAKNMAPVMSLGGAAKADGTVMISGAGQKPTLGRYEIEKELGRGAMGIVYLGKDPKINRMVAIKTLKFDDDVSEEQMKAVKERFFREAESAGKLSHPNIIRVFDAGDDMDVSYIAMELLDGSDFKQYCEKDKLLPIPEVIDIIIKVADALDYAHAEGVIHRDIKPANIMTLKAGGIRVTDFGIARITASSKTQTGTVLGTPSYMSPEQISGKKVDGRSDLFSLGVMFYEMLVGKKPFEGDSIGTLLYQIVNEKHPSSRAANPNIPEYVEKVIDKMLEKNADNRYSRGKEIVADLKQCLALMNTSK; translated from the coding sequence ATGGCAAATAAGAAAAATACGTTTTTCTCAGATTTTTTAACAGGTTTTATCATCTCTGTTATTCTATTAGTGGCATACTTCCTGCAATTAGGAGTATTTGAAGTACTAGAGAATAAAATTTACGATTTCCGTGCATTATTAAGGCAGTCAAAAAAGCCGGGGGATGCTGTTGTTATTGTTGCGATTGATGATTCTAGCATTTCAAGTATCGGGCGTTGGCCATGGCCAAGATCCGTTATGGCGGATATTATCAGTAAAATATCAGAAGGACAGCCGAAAATCATTGGGTTGAGCATATTATACTCAGAACCAGAAGAAAGTCCGGGCTTGGATATGTTCCGGGAGTTGAAACAAAAATATTTCGCAATGCTTACGGATCCAACAACTAAAAGAAGCGGTGCAGCAAAAGTGTACCAGACTGTGTTACAGGATCTTAGTGCAGCGGAACAAGGGCTGGATAGCGATGCAATTCTAGAGAATACTTTTCTTGCGTGTCAAAACGTTATCTTGCCGATGTACTTTTCTGTTCAGGTGCCGGATGTTAGGGATAAAGATGAACAGCCATTGTTGTCCTCCAGTACTCTTTTGGGATTGAATTCTTTTGCAGGAAACGAGAATATCCCCGAGGGGTACTATCCTTCATTACCGCTTGAACCATTCGCGCTTGCGGCGGTGGGGCTTGGGCATGTGAATTCGTTTAATGATATTGACGGTGTATTGCGCAGAGAATCGCTGGTTATTAAACACATTAATAAGTTATATCCCTCATTTGCATTGCAGTTGGCAAGTGTTTTCTTGGATACAAATATTTCGGATATTAAACTTAACAAAAGTAATGAGTTGGTTGTAGGGAAGTCTGATATTCCTATAGATAAAAAGTTCGATATGATGATCAATTTTGTGGGGCCTGCGCAGTCATTCAAGTACTTTTCAGTGGTTGAAATACTGAAAGGAAATGTGCCGGTAGAGGCGTTCAAGGATAGAATTGTATTAATTGGCAGTATGGCAACTGGAATAGCTTCTCTAAATACAGTGCCTGTGGGAAGTAATTATCCGTCTATCGAAGTAACGGCGAATGTTTTACAGAATATTATTGCAAAACGGTTTATCTTACGGCCAAAATGGGCTGTGACTGTAGAGATAGTTACGCTGGTTCTCTGCGCATTATTCGTGATGCTCTTGCTTCCTAGGTTGAAAGCGCAATGGGGTGCAATATTGGCATCTGTGTTGATGATAATCATTATTGGTACCGGAACATATCTTTTTGCGGCAAATGGCTATTGGATAAAGATAATGTATTCCACAATGTTGTTGATGCTTGGGTATATCGTTATCGTATCAAAACGGTTCTTGTTCACTGAAAAACGTAAGGAGTTGGTAGAGGCTGAATCTATCGAAACTAATAAGATGTTGGGTTTGTCGTTCCAGGGACAGGGTATGCTGGATTTAGCATTTGATAAGTTTAGTAAGTGTCCGCTGGATGATCAGATGAAGGATTTGTTGTATAACCTCGCACTGGATTTTGAGCGTAAACGCCAGTTGAATAAAGCTATTGCTGTGTATGAACATATAGCGAATGTCGATCCGAACTTCAAGGATGTCAAAGCAAGGATTGACGGTGCAAAAAATATGGCGCCGGTTATGTCCTTGGGCGGTGCGGCTAAAGCTGATGGTACCGTAATGATTTCTGGTGCGGGACAAAAACCTACCCTCGGCAGGTATGAGATTGAGAAAGAACTTGGGCGGGGCGCTATGGGTATTGTGTATCTCGGGAAAGATCCTAAAATTAATCGTATGGTTGCGATTAAAACATTGAAGTTTGATGATGATGTGAGTGAAGAACAAATGAAGGCGGTTAAGGAACGGTTCTTCCGTGAAGCTGAGTCCGCGGGAAAGTTGTCTCACCCCAATATCATCCGTGTGTTTGATGCGGGGGATGATATGGATGTATCGTATATCGCAATGGAACTCCTGGATGGTAGTGATTTCAAGCAGTACTGCGAGAAAGATAAACTTTTGCCAATTCCTGAGGTAATTGATATAATAATTAAGGTTGCGGATGCGTTAGATTATGCGCATGCCGAAGGCGTTATACACCGGGATATTAAACCGGCAAATATTATGACATTGAAGGCTGGCGGTATACGCGTGACAGATTTTGGTATCGCGCGGATAACAGCATCGTCAAAAACACAAACCGGGACCGTGCTTGGTACCCCGAGTTATATGTCACCGGAACAGATTTCCGGGAAGAAAGTTGATGGAAGGTCGGATTTGTTCTCGTTAGGAGTAATGTTCTATGAGATGCTGGTTGGGAAGAAACCGTTTGAAGGTGATAGTATTGGGACATTGTTGTATCAGATAGTAAATGAAAAACATCCGTCTTCGCGGGCTGCTAATCCCAATATACCGGAATACGTCGAGAAAGTTATTGATAAGATGCTTGAGAAAAATGCAGATAACAGGTATAGCCGCGGGAAAGAAATTGTTGCGGACCTTAAGCAGTGTTTAGCTTTAATGAATACAAGTAAATAG
- a CDS encoding Stp1/IreP family PP2C-type Ser/Thr phosphatase, producing the protein MLKVIGFGQSDKGQKRQNNEDNLFYEQEIGFYMVADGMGGHASGEIASKIAVDVISQQVKQCLSTGKVANLGPMNPNWSIRTKYLVQSVYMANQVIFEAASKYPQDYGMGTTVVTVLLHEDNKFTVAHVGDSRLYMVRDGKLSQVTTDHSYVEEQVRRGLLTPEQAKTAENKNILTRALGTEKTVKVDIQELELKENDVYMLCTDGLDRMVPDEDIEKIILEKKEPPVIAKSLIDKANANGGVDNVTVVCMKVEPTKMGWFGKMFR; encoded by the coding sequence GTGTTAAAAGTTATTGGGTTTGGCCAGTCTGATAAAGGGCAGAAACGGCAGAATAATGAAGATAATTTGTTTTACGAGCAGGAGATAGGGTTTTATATGGTTGCCGATGGAATGGGCGGCCATGCATCCGGTGAGATCGCGAGTAAAATCGCGGTGGATGTAATCTCCCAGCAAGTGAAGCAGTGTTTATCAACCGGGAAAGTGGCAAACCTCGGTCCTATGAATCCTAATTGGTCAATACGCACAAAATATCTTGTGCAAAGTGTTTATATGGCTAACCAGGTTATCTTTGAAGCAGCGTCCAAGTATCCACAGGATTATGGTATGGGCACAACAGTTGTTACGGTGTTGTTGCATGAGGATAATAAATTTACTGTTGCGCATGTAGGGGATAGTAGATTATATATGGTGCGTGATGGAAAACTCTCGCAGGTTACTACAGATCATTCCTATGTTGAAGAACAGGTTAGACGCGGGTTGTTGACGCCGGAACAGGCGAAGACCGCGGAAAATAAAAATATACTTACCCGCGCACTGGGGACTGAGAAAACTGTTAAGGTTGATATTCAGGAGTTGGAATTAAAAGAGAATGATGTTTATATGCTCTGTACCGACGGGCTTGACCGTATGGTGCCGGATGAGGATATAGAAAAAATTATTTTGGAGAAAAAAGAGCCGCCGGTGATTGCTAAAAGTCTGATTGATAAAGCCAATGCTAATGGCGGAGTAGATAATGTGACAGTTGTGTGTATGAAGGTTGAACCGACAAAGATGGGTTGGTTCGGAAAAATGTTTAGATAA
- a CDS encoding FHA domain-containing protein — translation MPKLILKFGPAVIKEYPVDKDIITIGRKPDNDLVIEHQAVSGHHARLLKQAGMYMIEDLSSTNGTFVNGKKILNAYLRSGNEVLVATHTLVFIDDAQPAGEVAAVSEQSVAAAVPTPPPPRPSVPPPVPPAPAARTSVPAEPVTAVAGAGKALIRIVEGIVDITEFKLTGSLTYIGTNEQAVIKIKGGLFAPPLAAAIIKRPEGFLFKAIKEGYPKVNGKTVKDEQILASGDMIECGSTKMTFMEKE, via the coding sequence ATGCCAAAGCTTATCTTGAAGTTCGGGCCGGCGGTGATAAAGGAGTATCCGGTAGATAAAGATATTATTACAATCGGGCGCAAGCCGGATAATGATTTGGTGATTGAACACCAGGCGGTCTCCGGGCATCATGCAAGGTTATTGAAACAAGCCGGGATGTATATGATTGAAGATCTAAGCAGTACCAACGGTACTTTTGTTAATGGTAAAAAAATCTTGAATGCGTATCTCCGGAGTGGTAATGAAGTTTTGGTGGCAACACATACGTTAGTGTTTATAGATGACGCTCAACCTGCGGGTGAAGTGGCAGCGGTGTCAGAACAGTCGGTAGCTGCAGCAGTGCCGACTCCTCCGCCTCCGCGTCCTTCTGTACCGCCGCCGGTACCTCCTGCGCCTGCAGCAAGGACTAGTGTTCCAGCGGAACCCGTTACCGCGGTGGCTGGTGCTGGAAAAGCGTTGATAAGAATTGTTGAAGGAATTGTAGATATAACGGAGTTTAAGCTTACCGGTTCACTTACTTATATCGGTACAAACGAACAAGCAGTGATCAAAATTAAAGGTGGTCTTTTTGCTCCGCCTCTTGCTGCTGCTATTATTAAACGTCCGGAAGGATTTTTGTTTAAAGCTATAAAAGAAGGATATCCAAAAGTTAACGGTAAAACAGTTAAGGATGAACAGATACTTGCTTCCGGTGATATGATAGAATGCGGAAGTACTAAGATGACATTTATGGAGAAAGAATAA
- a CDS encoding adenylate/guanylate cyclase domain-containing protein, with translation MFKNLFKNKTQFVGFIICSIIGLAVLLVYVQPFLNNHLLLPLERGLYDVRFKLRGRIPTTKKVVVVDINEETLERLGRWPFPRYFHAKIVDNLVKSGAKTIAFDILFTEPERDNAWSDQKLADSAKRSKCVIQNSFIDYNFDPPKITLPIPVLKKSAAEVGIANAFPQTDGVVRALPPLCEVDGKYYPHLSFATASHYLGKNCMDMYNELPLTRDGEVLVNYLGPFKTVEFVPYWQVYMKQIEPEHFKDKIVIIGATATGLYDHHPQPFSPHFPGVEIQATLVENFITNSFIHQVPGIYTVLSIILLTLLCGFTLPILKTQISTVAAPLYFLAFFLIGLGVFNARYWFELAPGCVIILLSYVAVIGYRLITEEKEKKRIRQTFGTYVSPQVLNFVLSNPPSLGGARQKVTIFFSDIRAFTSWTETTKAEEVVTLLNEYLTKMTDIVFQHNGTVDKFIGDAIMAFWGAPLPQEDHAFRAVSCAIDMIVELKKFQEELRRTNRYVIDIGIGINTGDAIVGNMGSNRRMDYTVIGDSVNLAARLEPLNRKYDTHVIIGSTTYELVKDRIITREIDKVKVKGKDIEQIIYEAVGYKK, from the coding sequence ATGTTTAAAAACTTATTTAAAAACAAAACTCAGTTTGTCGGGTTTATCATCTGCAGCATTATCGGACTGGCTGTATTGCTGGTGTATGTCCAACCGTTCTTGAATAACCACTTATTGCTTCCTCTGGAACGCGGGTTGTATGATGTCCGGTTCAAGCTCAGAGGGCGTATTCCTACAACAAAAAAGGTTGTTGTTGTGGATATTAATGAAGAAACTTTGGAGCGCCTCGGGAGATGGCCGTTCCCCAGGTATTTTCATGCAAAAATAGTTGATAATCTTGTAAAAAGCGGGGCAAAAACTATTGCGTTCGATATTTTGTTTACCGAGCCGGAACGCGATAATGCGTGGTCTGATCAAAAACTTGCTGACTCAGCAAAAAGGTCAAAATGTGTGATACAAAATTCGTTTATTGACTATAACTTTGACCCGCCGAAGATTACACTACCGATACCGGTACTGAAGAAATCAGCGGCTGAGGTCGGGATTGCTAATGCGTTCCCGCAGACGGATGGCGTGGTACGCGCATTACCGCCACTGTGCGAGGTTGATGGTAAGTATTATCCGCATCTGTCATTTGCTACGGCTTCACATTATCTGGGTAAGAATTGTATGGATATGTATAACGAATTGCCGTTAACACGGGATGGCGAGGTTTTGGTTAATTACCTCGGGCCGTTTAAAACAGTAGAGTTTGTGCCGTACTGGCAGGTTTATATGAAACAAATTGAACCTGAACATTTTAAGGATAAGATTGTTATTATCGGAGCAACGGCTACCGGGTTGTATGACCATCACCCTCAACCGTTTTCACCGCATTTCCCGGGGGTTGAAATACAGGCGACGTTGGTGGAGAATTTTATTACCAACTCTTTTATTCATCAGGTGCCGGGAATTTATACGGTATTAAGCATAATTTTATTGACATTGCTATGCGGATTCACGTTGCCGATTTTGAAAACACAAATTAGTACCGTAGCTGCGCCGTTGTATTTTCTTGCGTTCTTTTTGATTGGTTTAGGGGTATTCAACGCGCGGTATTGGTTTGAACTTGCGCCTGGATGTGTAATTATTTTGTTGAGTTATGTTGCTGTTATTGGGTATCGGTTGATCACCGAGGAAAAAGAAAAGAAAAGAATACGGCAAACATTTGGGACATATGTGTCACCACAGGTGTTAAACTTTGTATTGTCAAATCCTCCGTCGTTAGGTGGTGCCCGGCAGAAGGTTACGATATTTTTTTCGGATATCAGGGCATTCACTAGCTGGACTGAGACTACAAAAGCAGAAGAAGTGGTTACGTTGTTGAACGAGTACCTCACAAAAATGACGGATATTGTGTTTCAGCATAACGGGACAGTGGATAAGTTTATTGGTGACGCAATCATGGCGTTTTGGGGTGCACCGTTGCCGCAGGAAGACCATGCGTTTCGTGCGGTATCATGCGCGATTGATATGATAGTAGAGCTTAAGAAGTTCCAGGAAGAATTAAGGCGTACGAATAGGTATGTTATTGATATAGGTATTGGGATTAATACCGGTGACGCAATTGTTGGAAATATGGGTTCAAATAGAAGAATGGATTATACTGTAATAGGTGATAGCGTAAATTTGGCAGCACGGTTGGAACCGTTGAACAGAAAATATGATACGCATGTTATTATAGGTTCGACGACGTATGAGTTGGTGAAAGATAGGATTATTACACGTGAAATCGATAAGGTTAAGGTTAAGGGTAAAGATATTGAACAGATTATTTACGAAGCGGTCGGGTATAAAAAGTAG
- a CDS encoding ATPase, T2SS/T4P/T4SS family: MADVKPQVRKKTLETILTDRGFVDAEKLAQAQKMAKEGQLPLQQVIINQGWAKKTDMLLALSQEWGVKAIDLSEIEVDQDVVKIVPEAAARRQHVLPFAKEENVMYVAMTDPRDFFVVEDIRLRTGFDVQAYLALPGDIEDVLNKVYGQAMLSKITASIKTDDQVQVIQETKEESRVDITDIEVDTPEVEKMVNAVLLGALELKASDIHIEPFEAKIITRYRIDGVLQEAPFQPPLAYRNALISKLKIMTQSMDITERRRPQDGRIRLNAGNRPIELRVNILPTVFGESCCMRILDRSSIRVELHQLGFLPDTLERIMASVGKPNGIILVTGPTGSGKSTTLYAVLNAVNTPDTKILTAENPVEYNLEGVVQVNVNQEIGFDFSAALRAFLRQDPDIIMVGEIRDKETATIAMEAAMTGHLVFSTLHTNDAPTAIGRLADMGVLPFLIASTLEGVLAQRLVRRVCKECKEPAPMTDDVAKVLTEAGLDPGQAKLVRGKGCPVCNNTGYKGRAGIHEFLYMDDMLRSLILKEVATGPVKELAIKNGMRSLYNDGLIKAAQGVTTIDEILRAAKVD; this comes from the coding sequence ATGGCAGACGTAAAACCGCAGGTTAGAAAGAAAACGTTAGAAACTATTTTAACGGACCGCGGGTTTGTTGACGCTGAAAAACTTGCGCAAGCACAAAAAATGGCAAAAGAAGGGCAGTTGCCATTACAACAGGTTATCATAAATCAGGGATGGGCAAAGAAAACTGATATGTTGCTTGCGTTGTCACAGGAGTGGGGTGTTAAGGCAATTGATTTATCAGAGATTGAAGTTGACCAGGATGTTGTAAAAATTGTACCTGAAGCTGCAGCGCGAAGGCAGCATGTGTTGCCGTTTGCCAAGGAAGAAAATGTTATGTATGTCGCGATGACGGATCCTCGCGATTTTTTTGTTGTTGAAGATATACGGTTACGGACAGGGTTTGATGTTCAGGCATATCTTGCTTTACCGGGTGATATTGAGGATGTATTAAATAAAGTTTACGGCCAGGCGATGCTCAGTAAGATTACGGCGTCTATAAAAACTGATGATCAGGTTCAGGTTATACAGGAAACAAAGGAAGAGTCGCGGGTTGATATTACCGATATAGAAGTTGATACCCCGGAAGTTGAGAAGATGGTCAACGCGGTTTTGCTTGGAGCGTTGGAGCTTAAAGCGTCAGATATTCATATTGAACCGTTTGAAGCTAAGATAATTACGCGGTACCGTATCGACGGTGTTCTTCAGGAAGCGCCGTTCCAGCCGCCACTGGCGTATCGTAATGCTTTGATTTCTAAACTAAAGATTATGACGCAGTCGATGGATATAACTGAACGCCGCCGTCCGCAGGACGGGCGTATACGGTTGAACGCAGGGAATAGGCCTATCGAATTGCGTGTAAATATTCTTCCTACCGTTTTTGGTGAGTCGTGTTGTATGCGTATACTTGACCGCAGTTCTATCCGCGTAGAACTTCATCAGTTGGGTTTTTTGCCGGATACGCTGGAACGTATTATGGCATCGGTGGGTAAGCCGAACGGTATCATACTTGTTACTGGCCCGACGGGTAGCGGTAAATCAACTACGTTGTACGCTGTGCTTAATGCTGTTAATACGCCGGATACTAAAATTTTGACTGCAGAAAACCCGGTGGAGTACAACCTCGAAGGGGTGGTGCAGGTTAATGTTAATCAGGAAATCGGGTTTGACTTCTCTGCGGCATTACGCGCGTTTTTGAGGCAGGATCCTGATATCATAATGGTCGGTGAAATCCGTGATAAAGAAACCGCTACTATCGCTATGGAAGCGGCAATGACCGGGCATTTGGTGTTCTCTACTTTGCATACAAACGATGCGCCAACTGCTATCGGTAGGTTGGCGGATATGGGTGTATTGCCGTTTTTGATTGCATCAACACTGGAAGGTGTGCTTGCGCAGAGGTTGGTGCGGCGTGTGTGTAAGGAATGTAAAGAACCTGCACCAATGACGGATGATGTTGCAAAAGTTTTGACTGAAGCAGGGCTTGACCCAGGTCAGGCAAAGTTGGTACGCGGGAAAGGATGTCCTGTTTGTAATAATACGGGATACAAAGGGCGCGCGGGGATACATGAGTTTTTATATATGGATGATATGCTGCGGTCGTTGATTTTGAAAGAAGTAGCGACGGGACCGGTTAAGGAACTGGCAATCAAGAACGGTATGAGGTCATTGTATAATGACGGGTTGATTAAAGCCGCGCAAGGTGTTACTACTATAGATGAAATTTTGCGTGCAGCTAAAGTAGACTAA